The uncultured Cohaesibacter sp. region CCAGCATTTCTGCATTGGCCAAGGTTGTTACGCCGTCACGGCTGAACTCTGGGGCAGCTTCCAGCTCGTCCTTGGTTGAGGCCATAACCAGATGGCGCTCGTTGTCCCACGTCATCCACTGCAGACGGCTGAAGTCAACGGCAACATCTTTTTCACCGAGACCGACAAAGCCACCAACGCCGACAACAGCAGCTTCAACAGATCCGTTCTTGTCCAATACGATGTCGTTGATATCACCGATAATGGTACGCACACCGTCAACATCCTTCACCGAGGAGTAGATGGTTTCGCCCATCAGGCCGCTGGCGAGAATCTGGCCTGGCTTGGCAGACAGATATCCGTTCTCGCTCATTGTTGCATCGCTGGAGACATCCTTTGTAAAGATGCTGAATTCCATCGTCGCACGGGGCACCAGATCTTCACCCGACTTTTCAGACTGCGCATTCATTTCGGTCTGCGCCTTGGAGTCATTCATCTGGGAGGTTTTGTTTGAATTGTCCATGGCAACGGCGCCAGTAGACATAAGAGCAACCAAAGCGGTCGTAGCAATAAACTTGTAATTCATAATTCCTCTCCTCGTAAATTTTCTCGTTAGTCGAAAGGATACTGTTCTTATCAAAGAATAAGATTTGTATCCTCTCTGCTTGCAGGAGTAAAACGAGTGGGAATTGGGTTTGTTCCGATTTTTTTATGAAAATATAATTTCGGGAGTCATAAAACTATTGGGTAGGCATATCAATTTTGGCGATAATACCGGACTTTTCGTAATCTATATGCACGTTACTGCCGATAATCTTATTCAAACTGTGCTCGATCAGAATTGAGCCAAAGCCTTTGCGTCTTTCTTCGCTGAGCGCCGGGCCTCCGGTCTCTTTCCAGAGGATCGACAACATTTTCTGACCATGTACGGCAGGGGAGGCGGTAATCGATATCTCGAGGCGGCCCTCGCGCTGAGAGAGAGCACCATATTGCATGGCATTGGTGGCAAGCTCATGGATAACCAGCCCCAGAGCAATGGCCGCATCGGCATTGATGGCGATGGGTTCGGCTTCGATGGTCACCTGCTCTGCATAGTGGCTGGCATAGGGTTTAACCTGTGTCTGGATGAGGCTCACCAGATCGATGTCTTCCCATTCCTGATCCGAAAGCAGGCCGTGAGATGTGGCAAGTGCTGCCAACCGCCCCGAAAAGGCGCGTGTAAAGCGCTCCGGCGATTGGGAATGGCGCAAGGTTTGGCTGGCAAGGGACTGCAGAATAGCCAGCATATTCTTCACTCTGTGATTGACCTCGCGCAACAACAGGCGCGTCTTGTCTTCGCTGCGTTTGCTTTCTGTGAGGTCTATGGCCACGCCGAGGATCTTTTTGGGCTTGCCTTCATGATCCCGTTCGAACACATGCCCCAGAGCGAGCACATATCGCCCCGTGCTGCGGGCGCGGAACTCGACACTGACATCCTCGTCAGAGGCAACCATATTGGTGACCTCATGCTTGATGCGGGACAGATCGTCTGGATCTATCTGGCGAAACAGGCGCGCTCCAGTCACCGTACCGACATCCTGAAGGCCCAGCAACTGACGCATCAAAGGATCGCATTCGATGATCTGCTCATCCTTATCCCAGCTCCAGGTCGCTACCTGGCCAGCTTTGAGAGCCAAAGCATAACGAACATTGGCGCGCGACAGGTCAAACTCGGACATGCTGCGCGCCCGGGCTGACTGTTTCAACTCGAACATTGAGGCGATCAATTGAGCCGACCGTTCCAACAGATCGTCATTTCTGGCGGCCCACACGGCGGTGTGGTCGGACTCATCCATCAAACATAGACTGCCGATCGGATAATCGGAGACCATGATTGGAATGCCCCAAACACGGCCATGATAGTCGTTTTGCTTTAATATGGGTGGCAAAGGAGAAAGAGACCATTGATCGCGTTCAACGAGACAAGAGATGGAAACCGCATCGGTCACATCGGTGCGTGGTGTCTCGTCACACGAGCAGGCCTGATACAGCACTTCGCCGTTTTTGACCACTGCGATAAAAGCGGTATCTGCCCCGGTCTGTGCTCTGATCATGTCTATGAGGGTATTAAAATCTGTGTCCGGCATAAGACCGATTCCACAAACCTGTTCGACGGCTTTCAGGCGTCCTTCATCCTGCACCAACGCAAGCAACTCTTTGTGCATGAAATTCAAATCGATCATCTCAACTTAGGCCTCAAGAGAGAATATGACCCTTTTTCTCGGTGTCGTGTTTTTCCTTTTCAACGAGCGTATCGTTGCTTTTTTTTATCAAGCTTGCTTGCGGACATTCAGGGAAGAATAAAGGTACGCGCACGCGAGCGATTCATGTTTCTAACGCATGGAATATCGAATGGTTCCGAAAAATTTGAAATAAAAATAATTCGAGAATTCAGGAACAAAGGCCGGTTTGTGCGCATTGGTTAGGTGTCTGACGAACACAAACATCGAAACAGGAGATTGCGTTATGGCTGTTGCCAACAACAAAAGCGAATCCACAAAAGATGCTGACCTGAACAAGCAGATTGAAGAGCTTCGCAGCGACATCGCAAGCATTACGGAACTGCTCGCCAAACGCGGT contains the following coding sequences:
- a CDS encoding PRC-barrel domain-containing protein; protein product: MNYKFIATTALVALMSTGAVAMDNSNKTSQMNDSKAQTEMNAQSEKSGEDLVPRATMEFSIFTKDVSSDATMSENGYLSAKPGQILASGLMGETIYSSVKDVDGVRTIIGDINDIVLDKNGSVEAAVVGVGGFVGLGEKDVAVDFSRLQWMTWDNERHLVMASTKDELEAAPEFSRDGVTTLANAEMLVIDQNKLSTDQLIGTSVYGEELNEIGEVGDVILDSDEQVEAYIVDVGGFLGINAKPVELEADKLNVYADAQGALHVYTPFTQAQLESMPAYEAEDEQISWLK
- a CDS encoding HWE histidine kinase domain-containing protein, whose translation is MIDLNFMHKELLALVQDEGRLKAVEQVCGIGLMPDTDFNTLIDMIRAQTGADTAFIAVVKNGEVLYQACSCDETPRTDVTDAVSISCLVERDQWSLSPLPPILKQNDYHGRVWGIPIMVSDYPIGSLCLMDESDHTAVWAARNDDLLERSAQLIASMFELKQSARARSMSEFDLSRANVRYALALKAGQVATWSWDKDEQIIECDPLMRQLLGLQDVGTVTGARLFRQIDPDDLSRIKHEVTNMVASDEDVSVEFRARSTGRYVLALGHVFERDHEGKPKKILGVAIDLTESKRSEDKTRLLLREVNHRVKNMLAILQSLASQTLRHSQSPERFTRAFSGRLAALATSHGLLSDQEWEDIDLVSLIQTQVKPYASHYAEQVTIEAEPIAINADAAIALGLVIHELATNAMQYGALSQREGRLEISITASPAVHGQKMLSILWKETGGPALSEERRKGFGSILIEHSLNKIIGSNVHIDYEKSGIIAKIDMPTQ